One Brassica napus cultivar Da-Ae chromosome C4, Da-Ae, whole genome shotgun sequence genomic region harbors:
- the LOC106395827 gene encoding beta-glucosidase 31 — protein MAIKLALVVTLFLMSCAVSKGRSLGFSTKQLDRYSFPPNFSFGVGSSAYQYEGAVAEGGRTQSIWDNFTHAYPERTNMDNGDIAVDFYHRYKDDIKLIKEMNMDTFRFSISWSRILPSGKLSDGVNNEGIQFYKNLIDEILKNGIKPFVTIYHWDIPQALDDEYGGFLSPRIIDDFRNFARVCFQEFGDKVDMWITFNEPYIYSVAGYDKGNKAMGRCSKWVNSLCVAGDSSTEPYVVSHHLLLAHAAAVEEFRNCDKISQDGKIGIVLSPFWVEPYDVNSHADKEAVERALDYYLGWHLDPLIFGDYPKAIKRNAGKRLPSFTRKQTEMIRNSFDFIGINYYSARYVTRQLQSDPSRLRFTTDQHVEYKVTNRDGDYISSESDELKFIYVYPEGLRKLLNHIKNKYNNPTIYITENGYDDYDVGTVPREQLLKDTKRIEYHEKHLQELHKAITEDGCDVRGYSAWSLLDNFEWEHGYTMRFGLYYVDYADDLKRYAKDSAKWFKKFLERKEHESKHEKQTPLDLFNSIKKWWSALQMV, from the exons ATGGCAATTAAGCTTGCACTTGTAGTCACACTTTTTCTAATGTCATGCGCTGTTTCAAAGGGAAGATCCCTTGGATTTTCGACCAAGCAACTTGATCGTTATAGTTTTCCTCCTAATTTCAGTTTTGGTGTTGGTTCTTCAGCTTATCAG TATGAAGGTGCAGTCGCAGAAGGAGGGAGGACGCAGAGCATTTGGGACAACTTCACACATGCATATCCAG AAAGGACGAATATGGACAATGGAGATATAGCCGTTGATTTTTATCATCGATATAAG GATGACATCAAGTTGATCAAGGAAATGAATATGGATACTTTTAGATTTTCCATCTCTTGGTCAAGAATTTTACCAA GTGGAAAACTAAGCGATGGGGTAAATAACGAAGGAATTCAATTCTACAAAAATCTCATTGATGAAATCCTAAAAAACG gcataaaaccttttgtaactaTCTATCATTGGGATATCCCTCAAGCTCTGGACGATGAGTACGGTGGATTTTTAAGCCCTCGAATCAT TGATGATTTCCGGAACTTTGCAAGAGTCTGCTTTCAAGAATTCGGTGACAAGGTCGATATGTGGATAACGTTCAACGAGCCTTATATTTATAGTGTTGCGGGTTATGACAAGGGCAATAAAGCAATGGGACGATGCTCAAAATGGGTAAACAGCTTATGTGTGGCTGGTGATTCGAGCACCGAACCTTATGTAGTctctcatcatcttcttctagCTCATGCTGCAGCTGTTGAAGAGTTTAGAAATTGTGACAAG ATCTCCCAAGATGGTAAAATAGGCATAGTGTTATCACCATTTTGGGTCGAACCTTATGATGTTAATTCCCATGCTGATAAAGAAGCAGTTGAACGAGCTCTTGACTACTACCTTGGTTG GCATCTCGATCCTCTAATCTTTGGAGACTATCCAAAAGCAATTAAAAGAAACGCTGGAAAAAGATTGCCTTCGTTCACCAGAAAACAGACTGAAATGATAAGAAACTCGTTTGATTTTATTGGAATAAATTACTACAGTGCTCGATATGTCACACGCCAGCTTCAGAGCGACCCTTCACGACTTCGTTTCACCACGGATCAACATGTGGAGTACAAAG TGACAAATCGTGACGGCGACTACATTTCCTCAGAATCG GATGAACTCAAATTTATCTATGTATATCCTGAGGGCCTACGAAAGCTTCtaaatcatattaaaaataaatacaacaaCCCAACTATCTACATAACTGAAAATG GATATGATGACTACGATGTTGGGACAGTCCCACGTGAACAACTATTAAAAGACACAAAGAGAATAGAGTACCACGAGAAACATCTTCAAGAACTACATAAAGCCATTAC TGAGGATGGGTGTGACGTTAGAGGCTATTCCGCATGGTCGTTGTTGGATAACTTCGAATGGGAACATGGATACACGATGAGATTTGGTCTATACTACGTTGATTATGCAGATGATCTAAAACGATATGCTAAAGATTCAGCCAAGTGGTTCAAAAAGTTCCTGGAGAGAAAGGAGCATGAATCAAAGCATGAGAAACAAACA